One genomic region from Skermania piniformis encodes:
- the gltX gene encoding glutamate--tRNA ligase yields the protein MSVRVRFCPSPTGTPHVGLVRTALFNWAFARHHGGAFVFRIEDTDAARDSAESYAALVDALRWLGLDWDEGPEVGGPYGPYRQSERRELHDDVLQRLLAAGDAYESFSTPAEVEARHRAAGRDLKLGYDNFDRELSEAQRRAYRDEGRPAVIRLRMPDEDLGWHDLVRGVTTFRAGVVPDFALTRGTGEPLYTLVNPVDDATMRISHVLRGEDLLSSTPRQLALYAALQRIGVAEFTPEFGHLPFVMGQGNRKLSKRDPESSLFVHRDRGFLPEGLLNYLALLGWSLADDRDVFSLAEMVAAFDIGDVNANPARFDQRKADAINADHIRLLEPDRFAQRLYEFLVERGQLAPDVDRAGFDTAAELVQARIVVLGDAWGLLRFLYVAADEFAVDDAAATKHLGADTQPVLAAARAALEPLTEWTTEAIRVALESALVDELGLKPRKAFGPVRVAVTGSSVSPPLFESMELLGRERSLGRLAAALDRQNVS from the coding sequence ATGAGTGTGCGAGTCCGATTCTGTCCCTCGCCCACCGGAACTCCGCATGTCGGGCTGGTCCGGACTGCGTTGTTCAACTGGGCTTTTGCCCGCCACCACGGCGGCGCATTCGTCTTCCGCATCGAAGATACCGACGCTGCAAGAGATTCCGCCGAATCCTATGCGGCACTGGTGGATGCCTTGCGCTGGCTCGGCCTGGACTGGGATGAAGGGCCGGAAGTCGGTGGCCCGTACGGTCCGTATCGGCAGTCGGAACGGCGCGAACTGCACGACGACGTGCTGCAGCGACTGCTGGCAGCCGGAGACGCCTACGAATCATTCTCCACCCCAGCCGAAGTCGAGGCGCGCCACCGGGCCGCAGGGCGTGATCTGAAGCTCGGCTACGACAACTTCGATCGAGAGCTCTCCGAGGCGCAGCGTCGGGCCTACCGGGACGAGGGGCGCCCGGCGGTCATCCGGCTGCGGATGCCCGACGAGGATCTGGGTTGGCACGATTTGGTGCGTGGGGTTACCACGTTCCGGGCCGGGGTGGTACCGGACTTCGCGCTCACCCGTGGTACCGGGGAGCCGCTGTACACCTTGGTCAATCCGGTCGACGATGCGACGATGCGGATCAGCCACGTGCTCCGCGGCGAAGACTTGCTGTCCTCCACGCCGCGGCAGCTGGCGCTGTACGCCGCGCTGCAGCGGATCGGGGTCGCCGAGTTCACGCCGGAGTTCGGCCACCTGCCGTTCGTCATGGGCCAGGGCAACCGCAAGCTGTCCAAACGGGATCCGGAGTCGAGCCTGTTCGTGCACCGGGACCGGGGATTCCTGCCCGAGGGGCTGCTCAATTATCTGGCGCTGCTCGGCTGGAGCCTGGCCGACGACCGGGACGTGTTCTCGCTCGCGGAGATGGTGGCGGCGTTCGACATCGGCGATGTGAACGCCAATCCGGCGCGGTTCGACCAGCGCAAGGCGGATGCGATCAACGCCGACCACATCCGGCTGCTGGAGCCGGATCGGTTCGCGCAGCGGCTCTACGAGTTTCTGGTCGAGCGGGGGCAGCTGGCGCCGGACGTGGACCGGGCCGGGTTCGATACGGCCGCGGAATTGGTGCAGGCCCGAATCGTGGTACTCGGTGATGCGTGGGGACTGCTCCGGTTCCTCTACGTCGCCGCGGACGAGTTCGCGGTGGACGATGCCGCTGCGACCAAGCATCTCGGTGCCGACACACAGCCGGTGCTCGCTGCGGCGCGGGCCGCGCTGGAGCCGCTCACCGAATGGACCACCGAGGCGATCCGGGTGGCGCTGGAATCGGCACTCGTCGACGAGCTCGGGCTCAAGCCACGCAAGGCGTTCGGCCCGGTCCGGGTGGCGGTCACCGGTTCGTCGGTGAGCCCGCCGCTGTTCGAGTCGATGGAACTGCTCGGCCGGGAGCGGTCGCTCGGTCGTCTGGCGGCCGCGTTGGACCGACAAAATGTGTCGTGA
- a CDS encoding fumarylacetoacetate hydrolase family protein has translation MRLGRVASPDGVAFVSIDGDGDTAVAREIAEHPFGTPTFTGRSWPVPDVRLLAPILATKVVCVGKNYAAHAAEMGGAPPVDPVIFLKPNTSIIGPGAAIVMPPGSARVDYEGELAVVIGRPCKDVPARRAREVILGYTIANDVTARDQQQADGQWTRAKGYDTFCPLGPWIETAVDPADLQITTEVAGTVRQSSRTSLLLHDIPELIEWISAVMTLLPGDVILTGTPEGVGPLTAGETVSVTVAGIGTLTNPVAAKAGAR, from the coding sequence ATGCGCCTTGGACGAGTGGCCAGTCCGGACGGCGTCGCCTTCGTGAGTATCGACGGCGACGGCGACACGGCGGTGGCCCGCGAGATCGCCGAACATCCGTTCGGCACGCCGACCTTCACCGGGAGATCCTGGCCGGTACCGGATGTGCGGCTGCTGGCGCCGATTCTGGCGACGAAAGTGGTCTGTGTCGGCAAGAATTACGCCGCGCACGCGGCCGAGATGGGCGGCGCGCCGCCGGTGGACCCGGTCATCTTCCTCAAGCCGAATACGTCGATCATCGGTCCGGGCGCGGCGATCGTCATGCCGCCCGGTTCTGCGCGGGTCGACTACGAGGGTGAGCTGGCGGTGGTGATCGGTCGTCCCTGTAAAGATGTGCCGGCCCGGCGCGCACGCGAGGTGATCCTGGGCTACACGATCGCCAACGACGTCACCGCCCGGGACCAGCAGCAGGCCGACGGCCAGTGGACCCGAGCCAAGGGTTACGACACCTTCTGCCCGCTGGGTCCCTGGATCGAGACCGCGGTGGATCCGGCGGATCTGCAGATCACCACGGAGGTGGCCGGCACGGTCCGCCAGAGCAGCCGGACATCGCTTCTGCTCCATGATATTCCGGAGCTGATCGAGTGGATCTCGGCGGTGATGACCCTGTTGCCGGGGGATGTGATCCTGACCGGTACGCCGGAGGGGGTGGGCCCGCTCACGGCCGGCGAGACGGTGTCGGTGACGGTCGCCGGGATCGGGACCCTGACTAATCCGGTGGCAGCGAAAGCAGGTGCGCGATGA
- a CDS encoding MFS transporter, with protein sequence MVTASRIGAGRRWTMLGLGSYAQLSSAVFVNGVPFLLPALTAAGMSLPRAGLLVAMPMVGTVGTLIAWGYLVDRIGERTVLVAGSLIMAIAGTAAATSTGTIAFGALLLLGGIGAASTNGASGRVIVGWFPPHQRGLAMGIRQTAQPLGVACAALAIPAVAGSLGIREALLVPAGLAALAGVGCLVGVVDPPRPTIDRAAARSLNPYRGDATLWRIHAVSMLLVVPQLTIWTFGLLWLHRAVGLSLPVAGAVTTLAQLLGAAGRIGAGAWSDRVGSRLGPLRTVAVAAVAGMAALAGTAALHWWWAAVPLLVVASVITVADNGLAFTAVAEIAGPYWSGRGLGLQNTGQHLAGAAVAPVFGALIAVAGFPGAYLAAALLAAAAIPLVPARSTGDRSATTRRRSDRRSRRYRFPRRPNAAPGPSQQRR encoded by the coding sequence ATGGTGACGGCCAGTCGGATCGGCGCCGGCCGACGCTGGACGATGCTCGGCCTCGGCAGCTACGCCCAGTTGTCCAGCGCCGTCTTCGTCAACGGTGTGCCGTTTCTGTTGCCCGCACTGACCGCGGCCGGGATGTCGTTGCCCCGAGCCGGCCTGCTGGTGGCGATGCCCATGGTCGGCACGGTCGGCACCCTGATCGCCTGGGGCTACCTGGTCGATCGGATCGGCGAGCGAACGGTCCTCGTGGCCGGGTCGCTGATCATGGCGATCGCCGGCACCGCCGCCGCGACCAGCACCGGGACCATCGCGTTCGGCGCGTTGCTCCTGCTCGGGGGGATCGGTGCGGCGAGCACGAACGGGGCGAGCGGCCGGGTGATCGTCGGCTGGTTCCCGCCCCACCAGCGCGGCCTGGCCATGGGAATCCGGCAGACCGCGCAACCGCTCGGCGTGGCGTGTGCGGCGCTGGCGATCCCTGCGGTTGCCGGATCGCTCGGCATTCGGGAGGCACTGCTGGTGCCGGCCGGGCTGGCCGCACTGGCCGGCGTCGGCTGCCTGGTCGGCGTCGTCGATCCGCCGCGGCCGACAATCGACCGAGCTGCGGCCCGCTCGCTCAACCCGTACCGTGGCGATGCCACGCTGTGGCGGATCCACGCGGTATCGATGCTGCTGGTCGTACCGCAGCTGACCATCTGGACCTTCGGCTTGCTCTGGCTGCACCGTGCCGTCGGCCTCTCGCTGCCCGTGGCCGGAGCGGTGACGACACTGGCTCAGCTGCTCGGCGCAGCGGGCCGGATCGGTGCCGGCGCCTGGTCGGATCGCGTGGGCAGCCGGCTGGGCCCGCTGCGCACCGTCGCGGTGGCCGCGGTCGCCGGAATGGCCGCGCTCGCCGGTACCGCCGCATTGCACTGGTGGTGGGCGGCGGTGCCACTGCTGGTCGTCGCCTCGGTGATCACCGTCGCCGACAACGGCCTGGCGTTCACCGCCGTCGCCGAGATCGCCGGGCCGTACTGGAGCGGTAGAGGTCTCGGCCTGCAGAACACCGGCCAGCATCTCGCCGGTGCAGCGGTCGCGCCGGTGTTCGGCGCGCTGATCGCCGTGGCCGGATTTCCCGGCGCCTACCTGGCCGCCGCGCTGCTCGCCGCCGCTGCGATCCCGCTGGTGCCGGCCAGGTCGACCGGCGACCGAAGCGCTACAACGCGGCGACGATCCGACCGCCGATCTCGGCGGTATCGGTTTCCGCGGCGACCGAACGCTGCTCCAGGTCCGTCGCAACAGCGGCGGTGA